One uncultured Tolumonas sp. DNA segment encodes these proteins:
- a CDS encoding exoribonuclease II has translation MFQDNPLLAQLKQQLRDNLPKKEGVVRASDRGFGFLETDHRGESYFIAPQQMKRVMHGDRIIAVIRAENGKEQAEPESLVTPFLTRFVARIKVIKDRLFVVPDHPVMKDAIKARPMKGLDESQFKEGDWVIANLKRHGMNEASGHFAEITEYVTHNNDPEAPWWVVLRRHDLPRCAPEIEQEWQLRDEGLTREDLTALPFVTIDGESTRDMDDALYIEKTADGWKLLVAIADPTAYIEPGSALDLEASKRAFTVYLPGRNIPMIPRHLSDELCSLHEGEERPALCCEMLITADGELLPEPRFFAANIRSQGRLIYDQLSDWLEHGSAEGFVPAPAIVEQIEQLHAATTARQNWRKEHAILFKDRPDYDFELNEAGEVVAIHASFRRSANKIVEEAMIAANQCAGDFLARNPGYGIFNVHAGLDVEKFKGVQELLQQHEAPLTDETLLTLPGFCQLRHWLDAQPTSYLDNRIRRFQTYSLMSAEPGPHFGLGLSHYATWTSPIRKYGDMINHRILKAIISNQEVPVRADAALTDALSLSRRSNRMAERDIGDWLYARFLLPAVASGQVFDAEIMDVMRSGIKVRLLENGAVCFVPASLILKDRKRFTCSHDDGRAVLDGEVYYELGQTIQVKLQDAIEATRTLIAIPTELPPAAAPVTKEALVESEHELMDELLTEPADAAPEEDEA, from the coding sequence ATGTTTCAAGATAACCCGTTACTGGCGCAGCTCAAGCAGCAGCTTCGCGACAATCTGCCGAAAAAAGAGGGGGTCGTTCGTGCCTCCGATCGTGGTTTCGGCTTTCTGGAAACCGATCATCGGGGCGAAAGCTACTTCATTGCACCACAGCAGATGAAGCGAGTCATGCACGGTGACCGGATTATCGCGGTGATCCGTGCGGAAAATGGCAAAGAACAAGCCGAGCCGGAATCACTGGTGACCCCATTCCTGACCCGTTTTGTGGCGCGCATCAAGGTGATCAAAGATCGCCTGTTTGTCGTGCCTGACCATCCGGTGATGAAAGACGCGATCAAAGCTCGCCCGATGAAAGGACTGGACGAGAGTCAGTTCAAAGAAGGCGACTGGGTTATTGCGAATCTGAAACGTCACGGTATGAATGAGGCCAGCGGCCATTTCGCTGAAATTACCGAATATGTTACGCACAACAATGATCCGGAAGCGCCGTGGTGGGTGGTGTTACGCCGCCACGACTTGCCGCGTTGTGCGCCGGAAATTGAGCAGGAATGGCAACTGCGTGACGAAGGTCTGACCCGTGAAGACCTGACCGCACTGCCATTTGTCACTATCGACGGTGAATCGACCCGCGATATGGACGATGCGTTATATATCGAAAAAACCGCTGACGGCTGGAAATTGCTGGTGGCCATTGCCGACCCGACGGCTTATATCGAGCCGGGCAGTGCACTGGATTTGGAAGCCTCCAAACGGGCATTTACCGTCTATCTGCCGGGCCGCAATATTCCGATGATCCCGCGTCACTTGAGTGACGAGCTGTGTTCATTGCATGAAGGTGAAGAGCGTCCGGCGCTGTGCTGTGAAATGCTGATCACCGCCGACGGTGAGCTATTACCAGAGCCACGTTTCTTTGCGGCCAATATCCGCTCACAAGGCCGTCTGATTTATGATCAACTGTCGGATTGGCTGGAACATGGCAGTGCGGAAGGTTTTGTGCCGGCGCCAGCGATTGTCGAGCAGATCGAACAGTTGCACGCCGCGACCACGGCCCGTCAGAACTGGCGCAAAGAGCATGCGATCCTGTTTAAAGACCGCCCGGACTACGATTTTGAACTGAACGAAGCCGGTGAAGTGGTCGCGATCCATGCGTCATTCCGTCGCAGTGCCAACAAGATCGTAGAAGAGGCGATGATTGCCGCCAACCAATGTGCCGGTGATTTCCTGGCCCGCAATCCGGGTTACGGTATTTTCAACGTGCACGCCGGTCTGGATGTCGAAAAATTCAAAGGTGTGCAGGAATTACTGCAACAACACGAAGCGCCACTGACCGACGAAACCTTGCTGACACTGCCCGGTTTCTGCCAATTACGTCATTGGCTCGATGCGCAACCGACCAGTTATCTGGATAACCGCATCCGTCGTTTCCAGACCTACTCGCTGATGTCGGCAGAACCAGGCCCGCATTTCGGCTTAGGTCTGAGCCATTACGCGACCTGGACTTCTCCAATCCGTAAATACGGCGATATGATCAACCACCGCATCCTGAAAGCTATCATCAGTAATCAGGAAGTGCCGGTACGTGCCGATGCGGCATTGACCGATGCGCTGAGCTTGTCACGCCGCAGCAACCGCATGGCAGAACGTGATATTGGCGATTGGTTATATGCCCGCTTCCTGTTGCCAGCGGTGGCTTCCGGGCAGGTATTTGATGCCGAGATCATGGATGTGATGCGTAGCGGTATTAAAGTCCGTCTGCTGGAAAATGGCGCCGTCTGTTTTGTACCGGCCAGTCTGATCCTGAAAGACCGTAAGCGTTTCACCTGCAGTCATGACGACGGTCGTGCCGTGCTGGATGGTGAAGTGTATTACGAATTGGGCCAGACCATTCAGGTTAAACTGCAGGATGCGATTGAAGCAACCCGCACCCTGATTGCTATTCCAACCGAGTTACCACCAGCGGCAGCACCCGTGACGAAAGAAGCGTTGGTGGAATCTGAACACGAGCTGATGGATGAGCTACTGACCGAACCGGCGGATGCTGCGCCGGAAGAAGACGAAGCTTAA
- a CDS encoding Gfo/Idh/MocA family oxidoreductase produces the protein MRKLRVGIVGLGGIAQKVYLPILSQAKHWELVGTYTPNQQKNCLLCQQYRLVAFFSLDELAANCDVVFIHSSTNTHYEIAEHMLRKGLHVYIDKPLADTLDQAEALVALAEKQQRTLMVGFNRRFAPFYQTIKEQMPAAAAVRFEKHRIHGISNPLRFTMFDDYLHLLDTVLWLCDGDLSLLASQVNATVQDELIFAGHVFRHGNKLITTAMHRDAGTQAEMLEVITHGAVMRVRDLNRLEEERDGKICVSTAGSWQTILELRGFTPMVEHFLECVANQTTPKVSGEQALIAQRWMEKLLAQ, from the coding sequence ATGCGTAAACTACGGGTAGGCATAGTGGGTCTGGGCGGTATCGCGCAGAAAGTCTATCTGCCGATTTTATCGCAGGCCAAACACTGGGAATTGGTCGGTACTTATACCCCCAATCAGCAAAAAAACTGCCTGCTCTGCCAACAATATCGCCTCGTCGCTTTTTTCTCACTCGATGAGTTGGCGGCCAACTGCGACGTCGTGTTTATTCACAGCTCAACCAATACCCACTACGAAATCGCCGAGCATATGCTGCGTAAAGGGTTGCACGTTTATATCGATAAACCGTTAGCCGATACGCTCGATCAGGCCGAAGCTCTGGTGGCACTGGCGGAAAAACAGCAACGCACCCTGATGGTCGGGTTTAACCGTCGGTTTGCCCCGTTTTATCAAACCATCAAAGAACAGATGCCTGCTGCCGCTGCCGTCCGCTTTGAAAAACATCGCATTCATGGCATCAGCAACCCGCTCCGTTTTACAATGTTTGATGACTATCTGCATCTGCTGGATACCGTGCTCTGGCTGTGTGATGGCGATTTATCGTTGCTCGCCAGCCAAGTTAACGCGACGGTACAAGATGAGCTGATTTTTGCCGGCCATGTGTTCCGCCATGGCAATAAGTTGATCACCACCGCCATGCACCGGGATGCCGGAACACAGGCAGAGATGCTGGAAGTGATCACCCATGGCGCGGTGATGCGGGTTCGCGACCTCAATCGGCTGGAAGAAGAACGGGATGGCAAGATCTGTGTCTCCACCGCCGGCAGCTGGCAAACTATCTTAGAGTTACGCGGCTTTACCCCAATGGTGGAACATTTCCTGGAGTGTGTCGCCAATCAGACCACCCCGAAAGTCAGTGGCGAACAGGCATTGATAGCACAACGTTGGATGGAAAAACTGTTGGCGCAGTAA
- a CDS encoding bifunctional 4-hydroxy-2-oxoglutarate aldolase/2-dehydro-3-deoxy-phosphogluconate aldolase: MPTLVERLQALKVIPVIAINNADDAVNLGRVLVENGMPSAEITFRTPAAAEAIRRLRAAFPDMLIGAGTVLTTAQVDEAIAAGVDFIVSPGFNPTTVRYCQQRGVAIVPGVNNPSLVEQAMEMGLRMLKFFPAEPSGGVNMLKAMSAVYPVQFMPTGGVTPDNVKTYLSLKTVVACGGTWMVPADLIDNQQWDKIGQLAKEAMAAL, from the coding sequence ATGCCTACTTTAGTTGAACGTCTGCAAGCACTGAAAGTGATCCCGGTTATTGCCATTAACAACGCCGATGATGCGGTGAATTTGGGCCGCGTGTTAGTTGAAAATGGCATGCCGAGTGCGGAAATCACCTTCCGTACCCCTGCAGCGGCAGAAGCCATTCGCCGTCTGCGCGCTGCGTTCCCCGACATGTTGATCGGTGCGGGCACGGTGCTGACCACCGCTCAAGTCGATGAAGCCATTGCTGCCGGTGTCGATTTCATCGTCAGCCCCGGTTTCAACCCAACCACCGTGCGTTATTGCCAGCAACGCGGTGTGGCCATCGTGCCGGGCGTCAACAACCCAAGTCTGGTGGAACAAGCCATGGAGATGGGGCTGCGCATGCTGAAATTCTTCCCAGCCGAGCCATCGGGCGGAGTAAACATGCTGAAAGCCATGTCAGCCGTGTATCCGGTGCAATTTATGCCGACAGGTGGCGTAACCCCCGACAACGTAAAAACGTATCTGAGTTTGAAAACTGTCGTCGCTTGTGGCGGCACGTGGATGGTACCGGCCGATCTGATTGATAACCAGCAATGGGACAAGATCGGTCAATTGGCGAAAGAAGCCATGGCAGCACTGTAA